Proteins encoded within one genomic window of Aquarana catesbeiana isolate 2022-GZ linkage group LG03, ASM4218655v1, whole genome shotgun sequence:
- the LOC141133992 gene encoding hepatitis A virus cellular receptor 1 homolog: MAPYTQWMFALILLHQGLFVSAKDVNGFVGGAVTLPCTYSIKDGTTSMCWGRGKCPPNRCNNPNIWTDGSKVTLNGFDSRYQLLGNISKGDVSLTISNLSKMDEDTYCCRLEIPGWYNDQRHEISVRVHEAPKSTKPALTMWSIGLTHENDDNDNENSDDSSYTTLTSMTPVKITPPPNAEAQSIKMVLHILLHILTMIAIPFTAVIVYKCVSTTVIPDSAS; encoded by the exons GTCTTTTTGTATCAGCTAAGGATGTGAATGGTTTTGTGGGCGGTGCAGTGACCTTACCCTGTACATACTCCATAAAGGATGGGACAACCTCCATGTGCTGGGGACGAGGAAAATGTCCACCAAATAGATGTAACAATCCAAACATCTGGACAGATGGCAGCAAAGTGACCTTGAATGGATTTGATTCCAGATACCAGTTATTGGGTAACATATCAAAGGGAGATGTTTCTCTGACTATCAGTAATTTAAGTAAGATGGATGAAGACACATATTGCTGCAGATTGGAGATCCCTGGCTGGTACAATGATCAGAGACATGAAATAAGTGTGAGAGTACATGAAG CACCAAAGAGCACCAAACCTGCACTTACTATGTGGTCCATTGGCCTTACACATG AAAATGACGACAATGACAATGAAAATTCTGACGATTCTTCCTATACCACCCTGACTTCCATGACTCCAGTGAAG ATAACCCCACCACCAAATGCTGAGGCCCAGAGTATCAAAATGGTGTTACATATCCTACTACACATCCTTACAATGATAGCAATACCATTTACAGCTGTAATAGTATACAAATGTGTAAGTACAACTGTAATTCCTGATTCAGCAAGCTGA